The Malus domestica chromosome 06, GDT2T_hap1 genome has a segment encoding these proteins:
- the LOC103400663 gene encoding uncharacterized protein At3g28850 produces MGCASSKRIEAAAVDYKPAPASYAVFDINSVQEPWLVFDNTTSQEQEQEQQQSHEKPAHMPAQILDKLNSFENEAGVAAPYTWDEVSKALEDLKPNIKPKPKSEPDTQPEQSPSPAQNEPASRKPRKSASFHTLEELDARHTAKPTPLKKSESMRSAWKKPVPAEPARFESRADTAGTESTTTVIKSVRDNMFIMRDRMEREKEGKLAAYDRMMKTRRDPLSEYPEKCPPGGAESVVVYTTSLRGVRRTFEDCSKVKGIMEGHRIVYDERDVALHGEFLGELKGLLGGGSSGSDGNNVSVPRVFVKGRYIGGVDEMVELNESGVFGRMVKLARVERGVGWKVCEGCGGARFVPCMECGGSCKVVVGEKRERCPKCNENGLVHCVACWSS; encoded by the coding sequence ATGGGCTGTGCCTCCTCGAAACGAATAGAGGCAGCAGCCGTAGATTACAAGCCGGCACCAGCCAGCTACGCCGTCTTTGATATCAACTCCGTCCAAGAGCCCTGGCTCGTATTCGACAATACAACGTCGCAGGAGCAGGAGCAGGAGCAGCAGCAAAGCCACGAAAAGCCCGCGCACATGCCCGCCCAAATCCTCGATAAGCTCAACTCGTTCGAAAACGAAGCGGGGGTTGCCGCCCCTTACACATGGGACGAAGTCAGCAAGGCCTTAGAGGACTTGAAGCCCAATATCAAGCCCAAACCCAAGTCCGAGCCCGATACCCAGCCCGAACAGAGCCCATCACCAGCCCAGAACGAACCGGCTAGCAGGAAGCCGCGCAAGAGCGCGTCCTTCCACACGCTCGAAGAGCTCGACGCCAGACACACGGCTAAGCCGACTCCGTTGAAAAAGAGTGAGTCGATGCGGTCCGCGTGGAAGAAACCCGTCCCCGCTGAGCCGGCCCGGTTCGAGTCACGAGCTGACACGGCGGGGACTGAGTCGACGACGACGGTCATAAAGTCGGTGAGGGATAATATGTTTATTATGAGGGACAggatggagagagagaaagagggaaagCTGGCGGCTTACGATAGGATGATGAAGACCAGGCGGGACCCACTGAGCGAGTACCCGGAGAAGTGCCCGCCGGGCGGGGCGGAATCTGTTGTGGTGTACACGACGTCGTTGAGGGGCGTGCGGCGGACGTTCGAGGACTGCAGTAAGGTGAAGGGGATTATGGAGGGGCACAGGATCGTGTACGACGAGCGTGACGTGGCGCTGCACGGGGAGTTTCTGGGTGAGCTGAAGGGATTGCTGGGTGGGGGGAGTAGTGGCAGTGATGGTAATAACGTGAGCGTACCGAGGGTTTTTGTGAAGGGGAGGTATATTGGGGGAGTGGATGAGATGGTGGAGTTGAATGAGTCGGGCGTATTTGGCAGGATGGTGAAGCTGGCACGTGTGGAGAGGGGGGTGGGGTGGAAAGTGTGCGAGGGGTGTGGTGGGGCCAGGTTTGTGCCGTGTATGGAGTGCGGAGGGAGCTGTAAAGTGGTGGTtggggaaaagagagagaggtgcCCCAAGTGTAACGAGAATGGACTAGTGCACTGCGTGGCTTGTTGGTCATCGTAG
- the LOC103400664 gene encoding DCD domain-containing protein NRP-B-like: protein MENNNQSFWQFSDQLRVQGSNFANLNINDSIWSNSYSKRPDERRNFDIKVGGEVSPIVNLTPKGSDFNGFNDSWVDNLKPKAAFSDANGSSNDGWNSFKPKASELNSGFNDNRWNSFKPKASDFNNGFNDGWKLGGAAVSQNTTVGLNGGFNKGIYSKPAIHNNNNNNNNNAMNLKPYKNKAHEDDQMHGGKIGKKNNNNSNPGKKKSGSGGDDNNKDGKSSVDKRFKTLPPAESLPRNETIGGYIFVCNNDTMQENLKRQLFGLPPRYRDSVRAITPGLPLFLYNYSTHQLHGIFEAASFGGTNFDPSAWEDKKCPGESRFPAQVRVFTRKVCEPLEEDSFRPILHHYDGPKFRLELSVPEALSLLDIFADQNP from the exons ATGGAGAACAACAACCAGTCGTTTTGGCAGTTCAGCGACCAGCTTCGAGTTCAAGGTTCCAATTTCGCAAATCTGAACATCAACGATTCGATTTGGAGCAATTCGTACAGCAAGAGGCCCGATGAGAGGAGGAATTTCGATATAAAGGTCGGTGGCGAAGTGAGTCCGATCGTTAATTTGACCCCGAAGGGGTCCGATTTCAACGGGTTCAACGACTCGTGGGTCGATAATCTGAAGCCGAAAGCCGCGTTTTCCGACGCGAACGGCAGTTCCAACGACGGCTGGAACAGCTTCAAGCCGAAAGCTTCCGAATTGAACAGTGGATTCAACGACAACAGGTGGAACAGCTTCAAGCCAAAAGCTTCGGACTTCAACAACGGTTTTAACGACGGGTGGAAACTCGGCGGCGCCGCCGTGTCGCAGAATACCACCGTTGGTCTCAATGGCGGTTTCAACAAGGGGATTTACTCCAAGCCTGCAATtcacaacaataacaacaacaacaacaacaacgctATGAACTTGAAGCCTTACAAGAACAAGGCTCACGAGGATGATCAGATGCATGGGGGGAAAATTGGGAAGAAGAACAACAATAACAGCAATCCCGGCAAGAAGAAATCCGGCAGCGGCGGCGATGATAATAACAAGGATGGAAAGAGTAGCGTGGATAAGAGGTTTAAGACGCTTCCGCCGGCCGAGTCTCTGCCGAGAAATGAAACCATTGGTGGATATATCTTTGTCTGCAACAATGATACCATGCAAGAGAATCTCAAGAGGCAGCTTTTCG gtttgcctccACGTTATCGTGATTCAGTGAGGGCGATAACTCCGGGGTTGCCCCTTTTCCTCTACAACTACTCTACCCATCAACTCCATGGAATTTTTGAG GCTGCAAGTTTTGGAGGTACCAACTTTGATCCATCGGCCTGGGAGGACAAGAAGTGTCCCGGCGAGTCACGTTTCCCGGCTCAGGTTCGAGTTTTTACTCGTAAAGTCTGTGAGCCACTTGAAGAGGACTCATTCAGGCCAATTCTTCACCACTACGATGGCCCTAAATTCCGACTTGAGCTTAGCGTACCTGAG GCACTGTCTCTGTTAGATATATTTGCAGACCAAAACCCTTGA
- the LOC103415807 gene encoding 3-oxoacyl-[acyl-carrier-protein] synthase I, chloroplastic-like isoform X1, translating to MAGIAGPCYSGVLSRSREAGSINGASMAQFDGLRQVETMHMPVNGNMSNGLSFTSAPKCRTIKAMASSTVSAPKRETDPKKRTVITGMGLVSVFGSDIDTFYNRLLEGESGITLIDRFDASTFSVRFAGQIRDFSSKGYIDGKNDRRLDDCWRYGIVAGKKALEDANLGPEVLPTMDRTRIGVIVGTGMGGLTAFSAGVESLIQKGFKKISPFFIPYSITNMGSALLAIDTGLMGPNYSISTACATANYCFYAAANHIRRGEADIMVVGGTEAAVMPTGVGGFIACRALSQRNDEPHRASRPWDKNRDGFVMGEGAGVLVMESLESALKRGAPIIAEYLGGAVTCDAHHMTDPRSDGLGVSSCITKSLEDAGVSPEEVNYVNAHATSTLAGDLAEFNAIKKVFKNTSEMKINGTKSMIGHGLGAAGGLEAIATIKAINTGWLHPTINQDDLEPAVTIDTVPNVKKQHEVNVAISNSFGFGGHNSVVVFAPFSP from the exons atGGCTGGTATTGCTGGTCCTTGTTATTCTGGTGTGCTGTCTAGATCAAGAGAAGCTGGGAGCATTAATGGAGCTTCCATGGCACAGTTTGATGGGCTTAGGCAAGTGGAGACCATGCATATGCCTGTAAATGGTAACATGTCAAATGGCTTGAGTTTTACCTCAG CACCAAAATGCAGGACAATCAAGGCCATGGCATCTTCAACTGTTTCTGCTCCCAAAAGAGAAACAGATCCCAAGAAACGAACTGTAATAACGGGGATGGGTCTTGTCTCAGTTTTCGGAAGTGACATTGACACATTCTACAACAGACTCCTCGAGGGAGAGAGTGGGATTACTCTAATAGACAGATTTGATGCTTCAACCTTCTCAGTTCGGTTTGCTGGACAGATACGTGATTTCTCCTCTAAAGGCTACATTGATGGGAAGAATGATCGCCGTCTTGATGATTGCTGGAGATATGGTATTGTTGCAGGCaaaaaggcccttgaagatgcCAATCTTGGACCTGAAGTTCTCCCAACT ATGGACAGAACCAGGATTGGAGTGATCGTGGGAACTGGAATGGGAGGTTTAACAGCTTTCAGCGCCGGAGTTGAATCTCTTATTCAAAAGGGATTCAAAAAGATTAGCCCATTTTTCATTCCTTACTCCATTACCAACATGGGATCAGCATTGTTAGCAATCGACACAGGCTTAATGGGACCCAATTACTCCATCTCCACTGCTTGTGCCACAGCGAACTACTGCTTTTACGCGGCTGCAAATCACATTAGAAGAGGTGAAGCAGATATCATGGTAGTTGGTGGGACTGAGGCTGCAGTCATGCCTACAGGTGTTGGTGGGTTTATTGCTTGCCGGGCTTTGTCTCAGAGAAACGATGAACCTCACAGAGCTTCCAGACCATGGGACAAAAATCGTGATGGTTTCGTTATGGGAGAAGGCGCTGGTGTACTG GTCATGGAGAGCTTGGAGAGTGCATTGAAAAGAGGAGCACCGATAATTGCAGAGTACTTGGGAGGTGCTGTGACGTGCGATGCTCATCACATGACTGATCCTAGGTCAGATGGTCTTGGTGTATCGTCTTGCATAACCAAGAGTTTAGAAGATGCTGGAGTTTCCCCTGAAGAG GTGAACTATGTGAATGCTCATGCAACATCTACACTAGCAGGGGATTTGGCTGAGTTTAATGCTATCAAAAAGGTCTTCAAGAACACGTCCGAGATGAAGATCAACGGGACCAAG TCGATGATTGGACACGGTCTTGGAGCTGCCGGTGGATTGGAAGCCATTGCAACCATTAAAGCAATCAACACTGGCTGGCTCCATCCTACAATTAATCAAGAT GACTTGGAGCCTGCTGTTACAATTGACACTGTCCCGAATGTGAAGAAGCAACATGAGGTTAACGTTG CTATTTCAAACTCATTCGGCTTTGGCGGACACAACTCTGTGGTTGTCTTTGCCCCTTTTAGTCCCTAA
- the LOC103415807 gene encoding 3-oxoacyl-[acyl-carrier-protein] synthase I, chloroplastic-like isoform X2, whose protein sequence is MASSTVSAPKRETDPKKRTVITGMGLVSVFGSDIDTFYNRLLEGESGITLIDRFDASTFSVRFAGQIRDFSSKGYIDGKNDRRLDDCWRYGIVAGKKALEDANLGPEVLPTMDRTRIGVIVGTGMGGLTAFSAGVESLIQKGFKKISPFFIPYSITNMGSALLAIDTGLMGPNYSISTACATANYCFYAAANHIRRGEADIMVVGGTEAAVMPTGVGGFIACRALSQRNDEPHRASRPWDKNRDGFVMGEGAGVLVMESLESALKRGAPIIAEYLGGAVTCDAHHMTDPRSDGLGVSSCITKSLEDAGVSPEEVNYVNAHATSTLAGDLAEFNAIKKVFKNTSEMKINGTKSMIGHGLGAAGGLEAIATIKAINTGWLHPTINQDDLEPAVTIDTVPNVKKQHEVNVAISNSFGFGGHNSVVVFAPFSP, encoded by the exons ATGGCATCTTCAACTGTTTCTGCTCCCAAAAGAGAAACAGATCCCAAGAAACGAACTGTAATAACGGGGATGGGTCTTGTCTCAGTTTTCGGAAGTGACATTGACACATTCTACAACAGACTCCTCGAGGGAGAGAGTGGGATTACTCTAATAGACAGATTTGATGCTTCAACCTTCTCAGTTCGGTTTGCTGGACAGATACGTGATTTCTCCTCTAAAGGCTACATTGATGGGAAGAATGATCGCCGTCTTGATGATTGCTGGAGATATGGTATTGTTGCAGGCaaaaaggcccttgaagatgcCAATCTTGGACCTGAAGTTCTCCCAACT ATGGACAGAACCAGGATTGGAGTGATCGTGGGAACTGGAATGGGAGGTTTAACAGCTTTCAGCGCCGGAGTTGAATCTCTTATTCAAAAGGGATTCAAAAAGATTAGCCCATTTTTCATTCCTTACTCCATTACCAACATGGGATCAGCATTGTTAGCAATCGACACAGGCTTAATGGGACCCAATTACTCCATCTCCACTGCTTGTGCCACAGCGAACTACTGCTTTTACGCGGCTGCAAATCACATTAGAAGAGGTGAAGCAGATATCATGGTAGTTGGTGGGACTGAGGCTGCAGTCATGCCTACAGGTGTTGGTGGGTTTATTGCTTGCCGGGCTTTGTCTCAGAGAAACGATGAACCTCACAGAGCTTCCAGACCATGGGACAAAAATCGTGATGGTTTCGTTATGGGAGAAGGCGCTGGTGTACTG GTCATGGAGAGCTTGGAGAGTGCATTGAAAAGAGGAGCACCGATAATTGCAGAGTACTTGGGAGGTGCTGTGACGTGCGATGCTCATCACATGACTGATCCTAGGTCAGATGGTCTTGGTGTATCGTCTTGCATAACCAAGAGTTTAGAAGATGCTGGAGTTTCCCCTGAAGAG GTGAACTATGTGAATGCTCATGCAACATCTACACTAGCAGGGGATTTGGCTGAGTTTAATGCTATCAAAAAGGTCTTCAAGAACACGTCCGAGATGAAGATCAACGGGACCAAG TCGATGATTGGACACGGTCTTGGAGCTGCCGGTGGATTGGAAGCCATTGCAACCATTAAAGCAATCAACACTGGCTGGCTCCATCCTACAATTAATCAAGAT GACTTGGAGCCTGCTGTTACAATTGACACTGTCCCGAATGTGAAGAAGCAACATGAGGTTAACGTTG CTATTTCAAACTCATTCGGCTTTGGCGGACACAACTCTGTGGTTGTCTTTGCCCCTTTTAGTCCCTAA